Proteins encoded within one genomic window of Gemmatimonadaceae bacterium:
- a CDS encoding sigma-70 family RNA polymerase sigma factor, producing the protein MPSACLHTVAHPAPSPALDHAVAVLQVMNDPAGLLTTQEQRAVAMIFMSYRDMMHVAARRVLACPADAEDVVHEIFARLPQLIRGYRHRGLGGWLRRVAVTHALMVVRRRRTHDALLGEIVDALGSDPREVDDEALRAAMVMLPVALREVVVLRFFLQLPHADIAELLELTVTASELRVHRAVRRLRDLVVTPVAPKPPRQAA; encoded by the coding sequence ATGCCGTCCGCCTGCCTCCACACCGTTGCCCACCCCGCGCCTTCGCCCGCACTCGACCACGCCGTCGCCGTCCTCCAGGTCATGAATGACCCCGCCGGGCTCCTCACCACTCAGGAGCAGCGGGCCGTCGCCATGATCTTCATGAGCTATCGCGACATGATGCACGTCGCCGCGCGACGGGTGCTCGCCTGCCCGGCCGATGCTGAAGACGTGGTGCACGAGATCTTTGCTCGCCTTCCGCAACTCATCCGCGGCTATCGTCATCGCGGTCTTGGCGGCTGGCTCCGCCGGGTTGCCGTCACCCACGCGCTCATGGTGGTGCGACGCCGGCGCACGCACGATGCGCTGCTTGGCGAGATCGTCGATGCCCTCGGTTCAGACCCCAGGGAGGTGGACGACGAGGCCCTGCGCGCCGCCATGGTGATGCTGCCCGTGGCCCTGCGCGAAGTCGTGGTGCTGCGCTTCTTCCTGCAGCTGCCGCATGCCGACATCGCCGAGCTGTTGGAGCTGACGGTGACGGCGTCGGAGCTGAGGGTGCATCGGGCGGTGCGTCGGCTTCGCGATCTCGTGGTCACGCCCGTCGCGCCGAAGCCGCCACGCCAAGCGGCATGA
- a CDS encoding AAA family ATPase: MWLRTLGSAEIAPDAEAPPALGAGKPVALLTYLAASGRTATRSVLQSLLWADLEPDAARHALRQALWYLRRKLGPDIVAADSETVTLGPHVRVDRDALLAASAAGDHDLVAERYTGPFVPGFAAPGGAGFEEWAALERRRLLEVFRHAVELIVSARVASGRARDAIDLAKRLRDYDLYNENGWRLLLDACASAADLLTAKKEAEALQQLAEQDDLELEPATRAAIRHARAASTTNGAAVNADEPAPQVPVGSLVGREEHFASLLYAWDRARAGATVRIHLTARPGIGKTRLLTDFAARIRALRAKVVTAGGRIGARDIPCAAAGDLSEGLAALAGRQSISAESAATLVALNPALSTWFERPARHADSNDALRSRTLALRELVRSATFEHPVAILLDDLHWWDEESSTLLAAVIDGLGDARLLLVSTGRPEARRAPLVSGPATQHLMLESLTASQIEELFLSIARAPAEPWAVTFPAELWRASRGSPLLALEMLQLLEQRQLLRRELGAWVSSRPEALAAELATSDVLQARLEELDRGDRWILLLLATAGTPLDLGDLTVASERPGAEVEERLMGLDARGLVIRTGTLASVAHDEIGDEVLRHAGHEATARAALRLGTVLASEAGFNENRARRAGQLLRTAGPDVQAELVHRFAAHRYAAGDRRAPAGIARELFGGQLSATDEAAVSRRLPWTWRLGLVSAARRRVALLAAGAVAAFGIARGMLPSAAAPPDAVLGIAVVDTSGNLSFFQAEIRDDAWLPNTPITTTRWPDVAGYELSSGSPRTLTWDPVRAVLYTAEASEEGTIDLFARQGARAPVRLAGAPGDDGMPSLSPDGTRLAFSTARWDTLSRYDIAVYRFADSSVTQLTSGLATDAAPVWARDGERIAFSRNNWLVQPNELCVVAERTRATSCTPLDSGHWAYVQGWLDDDRVLYVEFSRGSQELRVLQVSTGARETMFAGPASSFATPSPDGRWAFCICPFRPGREPEPILFPISAPYLARRVVLSADVTGLPRAFWISSRSNAAVARVTIHRGLDSLPVGVASQLLATVEDGRGNDLRDHAQIRWWVRDTSAARIDPTTGVLTPLPGAGRVIVHASVGRSASDSIVIDTYSPDVTVRLDESWLDPSLAEWIPYGKPEPRIVTSRGRRAFLNNGEGSFTSGAVTRRSFDGRHGLTVDAEISALVNKPQWQTLGLMLREQLDTTRVRRSLGHNVDPDIGGLATCGVGFPGEDQVVDGKVISMNHSGGSYSIAATPSWLDGTWHSIRVQLFPDGRCGLALDGRPIVVLPAGRRVSASYRLNLLGNSRWTEMLIGRVVVREGVATDMDWSRRRG, encoded by the coding sequence ATGTGGCTACGCACCCTCGGCTCCGCCGAGATCGCTCCTGACGCCGAGGCGCCCCCTGCCCTGGGCGCCGGCAAACCCGTCGCGCTCCTCACCTACCTCGCCGCATCCGGCCGCACCGCGACGCGCAGCGTTCTCCAGTCCCTCCTGTGGGCCGACCTCGAACCCGACGCCGCGCGACACGCGCTGCGCCAGGCGCTCTGGTACCTGCGCCGCAAACTCGGGCCCGACATCGTCGCCGCCGACAGCGAAACGGTCACGCTTGGCCCCCACGTCCGCGTCGATCGCGACGCGCTCCTCGCGGCCTCGGCCGCGGGCGATCACGACCTGGTCGCCGAGCGGTACACCGGACCGTTTGTCCCGGGGTTCGCTGCCCCAGGTGGCGCCGGGTTCGAAGAATGGGCCGCGCTCGAGCGACGCCGCCTGCTCGAAGTCTTTCGCCACGCCGTCGAGCTGATCGTCTCGGCGCGCGTGGCCTCGGGGCGTGCGCGCGATGCGATCGATCTGGCCAAACGCCTCCGCGACTACGACCTCTACAACGAAAATGGCTGGCGGCTGCTCCTCGACGCCTGCGCGTCGGCCGCTGACCTGCTCACCGCCAAGAAGGAAGCCGAAGCGCTCCAGCAGCTCGCCGAGCAGGACGACCTCGAACTCGAGCCGGCGACCCGCGCCGCGATCCGCCACGCGCGCGCCGCCTCGACCACCAACGGCGCCGCGGTCAACGCGGACGAGCCGGCGCCGCAGGTGCCCGTGGGCTCGCTGGTCGGGCGTGAAGAGCACTTTGCTTCGCTCCTCTACGCCTGGGATCGCGCGCGCGCCGGCGCGACGGTGCGCATTCATCTCACAGCGCGACCCGGCATCGGCAAGACCCGCCTCCTCACCGACTTCGCCGCGCGCATCCGCGCCCTCCGTGCCAAGGTCGTCACCGCGGGCGGGCGTATCGGAGCCCGCGACATCCCGTGCGCCGCCGCCGGCGACCTCAGCGAGGGACTCGCGGCACTGGCCGGACGTCAGTCGATCTCCGCCGAGTCGGCCGCCACGCTCGTTGCGCTCAATCCCGCGCTCTCCACCTGGTTCGAACGTCCCGCGCGGCACGCAGACTCCAACGACGCGCTGCGTTCGCGAACGCTCGCGCTCCGCGAACTGGTACGCTCGGCGACGTTCGAACATCCGGTCGCCATTCTCCTCGACGACCTGCACTGGTGGGACGAGGAGTCCAGCACACTGCTCGCTGCCGTGATCGACGGGTTGGGTGACGCCCGACTCCTCCTCGTATCCACGGGACGGCCCGAAGCCAGACGCGCCCCGCTCGTGAGTGGACCCGCCACGCAGCACCTGATGCTGGAGTCACTCACCGCCAGCCAGATCGAGGAACTCTTCCTGAGTATCGCCCGCGCGCCGGCAGAACCGTGGGCCGTCACGTTCCCCGCCGAGCTGTGGCGCGCGTCGCGCGGCTCCCCGCTGCTGGCGCTCGAGATGCTGCAGTTGCTGGAGCAGCGGCAACTGCTCAGGCGGGAACTGGGCGCATGGGTATCATCCCGGCCCGAGGCGCTGGCTGCCGAGCTTGCGACGAGTGATGTCCTGCAGGCGCGGCTCGAAGAGCTCGACCGCGGCGATCGATGGATCCTCCTGCTCCTGGCCACCGCGGGGACACCGCTCGACCTCGGTGACCTCACGGTCGCCTCGGAGCGGCCAGGCGCTGAAGTTGAGGAGCGCCTGATGGGGCTCGACGCGCGCGGGCTCGTGATCCGCACCGGGACGTTGGCAAGCGTGGCGCACGACGAGATCGGCGACGAGGTGCTGCGCCATGCGGGGCACGAGGCGACGGCACGTGCCGCATTGCGGCTCGGCACCGTGCTCGCCAGCGAGGCCGGCTTCAACGAGAACCGGGCGCGACGCGCCGGGCAGCTGCTACGCACCGCGGGCCCCGACGTGCAGGCCGAACTGGTGCATCGCTTCGCCGCGCACCGCTATGCAGCCGGAGATCGTCGCGCGCCGGCCGGAATTGCCCGCGAGCTGTTCGGCGGTCAGCTGTCCGCGACGGATGAAGCCGCCGTCTCGCGCCGGCTGCCGTGGACGTGGCGACTCGGCCTCGTGTCCGCGGCCCGGCGCCGTGTCGCCCTGCTCGCCGCAGGCGCCGTGGCGGCCTTTGGTATCGCGCGAGGCATGTTGCCATCCGCCGCAGCACCGCCGGACGCCGTGCTCGGCATCGCGGTTGTCGACACCTCGGGGAATCTCTCGTTCTTCCAGGCGGAGATTCGCGACGACGCATGGCTTCCCAACACGCCGATCACCACGACTCGGTGGCCCGACGTGGCTGGCTATGAGCTCAGCTCCGGCAGTCCGCGCACCCTCACGTGGGACCCTGTCCGCGCGGTGCTATACACGGCCGAGGCATCCGAGGAGGGCACCATCGACCTGTTCGCGCGTCAGGGCGCGCGAGCACCGGTGCGGCTCGCTGGTGCGCCGGGGGACGACGGGATGCCATCCCTCTCACCCGACGGCACCAGGCTCGCTTTCAGCACGGCGCGGTGGGACACGCTGAGCCGTTATGACATCGCCGTGTACCGCTTTGCCGACAGCAGTGTGACGCAGCTGACTTCCGGGTTGGCGACCGACGCGGCGCCCGTGTGGGCACGCGACGGCGAACGCATTGCCTTCAGCCGCAACAACTGGCTCGTGCAGCCTAACGAGTTGTGTGTCGTGGCAGAGCGCACGCGGGCGACCAGCTGCACGCCGCTCGACTCAGGGCACTGGGCATACGTCCAGGGTTGGCTCGATGACGATCGCGTGCTCTATGTGGAGTTCTCGCGCGGCAGTCAGGAGCTTCGCGTGCTGCAGGTGTCGACCGGCGCCCGTGAAACGATGTTCGCCGGACCCGCCTCGTCGTTCGCGACCCCGAGCCCCGACGGCCGGTGGGCCTTCTGCATCTGTCCGTTTCGGCCGGGCCGCGAACCCGAACCCATCCTCTTCCCGATCTCCGCACCCTACCTCGCGCGCCGGGTGGTGCTGTCGGCGGATGTCACGGGCTTGCCGCGCGCATTCTGGATCAGCTCGCGCTCGAACGCCGCCGTCGCACGCGTGACGATCCACCGCGGCCTCGATTCGCTCCCTGTTGGCGTCGCCAGCCAGCTCCTCGCCACCGTCGAGGACGGACGCGGCAATGACCTGCGCGACCACGCGCAGATCCGATGGTGGGTGCGGGACACGAGCGCGGCCCGTATCGATCCGACGACTGGAGTCCTCACTCCGCTGCCGGGCGCAGGGCGCGTGATAGTCCACGCCTCAGTAGGGCGCAGTGCTTCGGACTCCATCGTGATCGACACCTATTCCCCCGACGTGACAGTTCGCCTCGACGAGTCGTGGCTCGATCCCTCTCTCGCGGAGTGGATCCCCTATGGCAAGCCCGAGCCGCGCATCGTGACCTCGCGCGGACGGCGCGCGTTCCTCAACAACGGCGAAGGATCGTTCACCAGCGGCGCGGTCACCCGTCGCTCGTTCGATGGGCGCCACGGTCTCACCGTGGACGCCGAAATCTCCGCCCTCGTGAACAAACCCCAGTGGCAAACCCTTGGGCTGATGCTGCGCGAGCAGCTCGATACCACCCGCGTCCGTCGATCGCTCGGCCACAACGTGGATCCGGACATCGGGGGGCTTGCGACGTGCGGTGTGGGGTTCCCCGGCGAAGACCAGGTGGTCGACGGCAAAGTGATCTCCATGAATCACTCCGGCGGCTCGTACTCCATCGCAGCAACGCCGTCATGGCTGGACGGCACGTGGCACTCGATCCGAGTGCAGCTCTTCCCTGACGGACGCTGTGGCCTGGCGCTGGACGGCCGACCGATCGTGGTGCTCCCGGCCGGGCGTCGCGTGAGCGCGAGCTATCGATTGAACCTGCTGGGAAACTCCCGCTGGACGGAGATGCTCATCGGACGCGTGGTGGTTCGCGAGGGCGTCGCCACGGACATGGACTGGTCGCGGCGCAGGGGCTGA
- a CDS encoding SusC/RagA family TonB-linked outer membrane protein, which produces MSARRARVTGLVTDLETKQPLRGVNVIIVGTPVTATTGDDGRYAIASAPTGIFSIEAKFLGYSAQRRENIRLVADSVATINFMMNPSVLRLDQVTVSGTIDEVSVAKSTITVDKLTAADMPVPPTTSAAGAIAGKVAGVAITRPSGAPGSGVNILLRTPISGITEDGAPPSPLFVVDGVFLNQGQSVTTQDIESMDIESIEVIKGAAAASLYGSRAAAGVIAITTKRGKGLALGSNQFQVRTEAGVDRYQVTMEKNQHHAFMQDAQGNWLNATGQIVPRSQRALKPLGIMDAPFTSKTYNHAALFYKPGSYNSQTATVQGNAASTNYNVAYTRTINPGVLDDNEGYRRQSFRVNVDSRLNEKLNVGISASHTRGVQDVSAPSFNNFYRIDTDVNLKEKAPFPSFGFPYVIVPDSVTLYTNPLYTQFIKDSVASRQRTLINVNGAYRPFSWLTLAADGNYDRGDVNLTGYTARGTPLVTSTGGLSPSTGSLNIQNNTTDGYIMTGTATATKQLGGWTFRLSERGEQRREYNPSVSTTGTDFATEGLKSMAQARTKNSTQSITDYRVLGVISTLGVSYNEKYIGDFLLRREGNSLFGRANRWNTFGRASMAWLLSEEDWFPFENFTNFKLRYSFGVTGVSPNFSYQYEAMSSDGSGGIRRSNLGNPKISPTFTREQELGLDMSYRSRVSGSLTWVRNLSRDVFVNIPAPAVSGYQLVVTNPAKLGGSVIEGTIQGAVLTNPRGLQWTVLLVADHSRLNTGNFGRTCFDDGLQYKCDGIRLSEMWGNQIVRDKAHLPVRHANSMNAFDINDEGFVVPVGVGNTWRDGVAKNLWGTQVLIDGVSYGWGLPLPRYDENGQLHYSKIGDSNPALKFGLNNNFRYRNLRFYIQAAGQLGGDVYGNTNQTYYASGDHPDVDQFGKADHLKKSVRYYNAVSNNNNLYLANFVERATHLSISELLVGYTFESKSHQWLGKLGIDRMQVDLLGRNMATFTRYSGLNVMAGSPTVRFDDATYPLTRTLTGVVTVTF; this is translated from the coding sequence GTGTCGGCACGTCGCGCACGCGTCACGGGCCTCGTCACGGATCTGGAGACAAAACAACCCCTGCGCGGCGTCAACGTCATCATCGTGGGCACTCCGGTCACGGCGACGACGGGCGACGACGGTCGATACGCCATCGCCAGCGCACCCACCGGCATCTTCTCGATCGAAGCCAAGTTCCTCGGCTATTCGGCGCAGCGCCGCGAGAACATCCGGCTCGTCGCCGACAGCGTGGCGACGATCAACTTCATGATGAACCCGAGCGTGTTGCGCCTGGACCAGGTGACGGTTTCGGGGACCATCGACGAGGTGTCGGTCGCCAAGTCGACAATCACGGTCGACAAACTCACCGCGGCCGACATGCCGGTGCCGCCAACGACGTCGGCGGCCGGCGCGATTGCCGGCAAGGTGGCGGGTGTTGCGATCACGCGGCCGAGTGGCGCGCCGGGGTCGGGGGTGAACATCCTGCTTCGCACGCCAATCTCGGGCATCACGGAGGATGGCGCACCTCCGAGCCCGCTCTTCGTGGTCGACGGGGTGTTCCTGAATCAGGGGCAGTCTGTTACCACGCAAGACATCGAGTCGATGGACATCGAGAGCATCGAGGTCATCAAGGGGGCTGCGGCGGCGTCGCTGTATGGGTCGCGTGCGGCGGCCGGCGTCATCGCCATCACGACCAAGCGTGGCAAGGGTCTCGCGCTGGGGTCCAACCAGTTCCAGGTGCGCACCGAGGCCGGCGTGGACCGCTACCAGGTGACGATGGAGAAGAACCAGCACCACGCGTTCATGCAGGATGCGCAAGGGAACTGGCTCAACGCCACGGGGCAGATCGTACCGCGCTCCCAGCGCGCGCTGAAACCGCTGGGCATCATGGACGCGCCGTTTACGTCGAAGACGTACAACCATGCGGCGCTCTTCTACAAGCCGGGTTCGTACAACTCACAGACGGCCACGGTGCAGGGCAACGCGGCGTCGACCAACTACAACGTGGCGTACACCCGCACGATCAACCCCGGCGTCCTGGATGACAACGAGGGGTATCGGCGTCAGTCGTTCCGCGTGAATGTCGATTCGCGGCTCAACGAGAAGCTCAACGTCGGCATTTCGGCCAGCCACACGCGCGGTGTGCAGGACGTGTCGGCGCCGTCGTTCAACAACTTCTACCGGATCGATACCGACGTGAATCTGAAGGAGAAAGCGCCGTTCCCGTCCTTCGGCTTTCCCTACGTCATCGTCCCCGATTCGGTCACGCTGTACACGAATCCGCTGTACACGCAGTTCATCAAGGACAGCGTCGCGAGCCGGCAGCGCACGCTGATCAACGTCAACGGTGCGTACCGCCCGTTCTCGTGGCTCACGCTGGCGGCCGACGGCAACTATGACCGTGGTGACGTGAACCTCACCGGCTACACGGCTCGCGGCACGCCGCTGGTGACCAGCACCGGCGGACTGAGCCCGAGCACCGGTAGCCTCAACATCCAGAACAACACCACTGACGGCTACATCATGACCGGGACGGCGACCGCCACCAAGCAGCTCGGCGGATGGACGTTCCGGTTGTCTGAGCGCGGCGAACAGCGGCGCGAGTACAACCCCAGCGTGAGCACGACGGGGACGGACTTCGCCACGGAAGGCCTCAAGTCGATGGCGCAGGCGCGGACGAAGAACTCGACGCAGAGCATCACCGACTACCGCGTCCTGGGCGTCATCAGCACGCTGGGCGTGAGTTACAACGAGAAGTACATCGGTGACTTCCTGCTGCGCCGTGAGGGCAACTCGCTGTTCGGTCGCGCCAATCGCTGGAACACGTTCGGTCGCGCCTCGATGGCATGGCTCCTCAGCGAAGAGGATTGGTTCCCGTTCGAAAATTTCACGAACTTCAAGCTGCGCTACAGCTTTGGTGTGACGGGCGTGAGCCCAAACTTCTCGTACCAGTACGAGGCCATGTCGTCCGACGGGAGCGGTGGCATTCGCCGCAGCAACCTGGGCAATCCGAAGATTTCGCCCACGTTCACCCGCGAGCAGGAACTCGGGCTCGACATGTCCTATCGGTCGCGCGTGTCCGGCTCGCTCACCTGGGTTCGCAACCTGAGCCGCGACGTGTTCGTGAACATCCCGGCGCCCGCGGTCTCGGGTTACCAGCTCGTGGTGACCAACCCGGCCAAGCTTGGCGGCAGTGTCATCGAGGGCACGATCCAGGGGGCGGTGCTTACCAATCCCCGCGGCCTGCAATGGACGGTGCTGCTGGTGGCGGACCACTCGCGGCTCAACACCGGCAACTTCGGCCGAACCTGCTTCGACGACGGGCTGCAGTACAAATGCGACGGCATCCGCCTGAGCGAGATGTGGGGCAATCAGATCGTGCGCGACAAGGCGCACCTGCCGGTGCGGCACGCGAACTCGATGAATGCGTTCGACATCAACGACGAGGGCTTCGTCGTACCGGTGGGCGTTGGCAACACCTGGCGCGACGGCGTGGCCAAGAACCTCTGGGGCACGCAGGTCCTCATCGACGGCGTGAGTTACGGCTGGGGCCTGCCGCTGCCGCGCTACGACGAGAACGGGCAGCTCCACTACAGCAAGATCGGCGACAGCAATCCTGCTCTGAAGTTCGGCCTGAACAACAACTTCAGGTATCGCAACCTGCGGTTCTACATCCAGGCCGCCGGCCAGCTTGGTGGCGATGTGTACGGGAACACCAACCAGACGTACTACGCGTCCGGTGACCACCCCGACGTCGATCAGTTCGGCAAAGCCGATCATCTCAAGAAGTCGGTGCGGTACTACAACGCGGTGTCGAACAACAACAACCTGTACCTGGCGAACTTCGTCGAGCGTGCGACCCACCTGAGCATTTCGGAACTGCTGGTGGGCTACACGTTCGAGTCCAAGTCGCACCAGTGGCTCGGGAAGCTTGGCATCGACCGTATGCAGGTGGACCTGCTTGGCCGCAACATGGCCACGTTCACGAGGTACTCGGGGCTCAACGTAATGGCGGGCAGCCCAACCGTGCGCTTCGACGACGCGACGTATCCACTCACCCGCACCCTCACGGGTGTGGTCACTGTCACTTTCTGA
- a CDS encoding carboxypeptidase regulatory-like domain-containing protein produces the protein MLVSKPWVRALVRLAVTAPAWSTGAQVTSDSGAVRPVDALVIRVVDVVGQPMPQVEVSIVGSNRSGRTDDRGIWRTVDPPPGPRVVMARSIGYVPYSRELLIGNGARDTITLLLRRFPRTLTTIEVQARTRVMTSRVNDVAERLLQMRVGSGRLFTREEILQMRPYSVAELVYGVPGVNIRRGQSEIVATSTRAGVGIMNVEGQACQLQFYLDSTPIDNEGVVVLDPTTFRSVEVYPQTVQLTGLAMRPDRCGAIVINSMRQR, from the coding sequence ATGCTCGTATCCAAACCATGGGTGCGCGCCCTCGTGCGCCTCGCGGTGACGGCCCCCGCCTGGTCTACGGGCGCACAGGTCACCTCTGACTCCGGCGCCGTCCGACCCGTGGACGCACTCGTCATACGAGTCGTGGATGTCGTGGGCCAGCCTATGCCACAGGTCGAAGTGTCCATCGTCGGATCCAACCGATCCGGCCGCACCGACGACCGTGGTATATGGCGAACCGTCGACCCCCCACCTGGTCCCCGGGTGGTCATGGCCCGGTCGATCGGGTACGTGCCCTATTCGCGCGAGCTGCTGATCGGCAACGGAGCCCGCGATACGATCACGCTGCTGCTCCGTCGGTTCCCCCGGACGCTCACTACCATAGAAGTCCAGGCGCGCACCCGCGTGATGACGAGCCGCGTGAACGACGTGGCCGAGCGGCTGCTCCAGATGCGGGTCGGCTCTGGCAGGTTGTTCACGCGCGAGGAGATCCTGCAGATGCGGCCGTATTCGGTCGCCGAGCTGGTATACGGCGTCCCCGGCGTGAACATCCGCCGCGGTCAGAGCGAGATCGTCGCAACCTCCACGCGCGCCGGCGTCGGCATCATGAACGTGGAGGGGCAAGCCTGTCAGCTGCAGTTCTATCTCGATAGCACGCCCATCGACAACGAAGGCGTCGTGGTCCTCGACCCCACGACGTTCCGGAGCGTCGAGGTGTACCCGCAAACCGTTCAGCTCACCGGCCTCGCGATGCGCCCCGATCGGTGCGGAGCCATCGTGATCAACTCGATGCGCCAGCGGTAG